CCATCGTCTCGGTGATTCTGGGTGAAGGCGGTTCTGGTGGCGCCATCGCGCTGGCTTCCGGCGACCGGGTACTGATGCTGGAACATGCAGTGTATTCGGTCATCTCGCCGGAAGGCTGTGCGTCGATTCTGTGGCGCAGCGCTGACGCCGCGCAGGACGCCGCCGCGGCTCTCAAGCTGACGGCACAAGATCTTTTGGAGATCAAGATCATCGACGCCATCGTCGCTGAGCCCATGGGTGGCGCCCATCGCGCTGCCGACCGCGCCATTGCGGCGGTGGGCGAAGCGCTTAGCGCCGCCCTCAGTGAATTGTCAGAAACCGATGGCGGACAGTTGCGGGCCAGGCGTCGCGAGAAGTTCCTGGCCATGGGCAGCCTGGCCGGCGCCTGACGCGCTTGGCCTGCGACGTTGTCAGGTCAAAGCCGTCAGGTCTGGCCGTGACAGTGTTTGTATTTCTTGCCGCTGCCACAGGGACAAGGCGCGTTACGCGGCACCCGGCCCCAGGTCGTCGGATCATCGGGATCAATCGCATCGGCAGCGGAGCGGCTGCGCAGCGGCCCGCCGGGTGTGTCGGAATCGGCCAGACGGTTTGATGTCAGGCCCGCCGAGGAGGGCAGAGCTGCCGGGCCGCCGGCGGACGGCGCGATGCCGGCCAGCGCCGGATCACGGCGGGTTTCCTGTACCTTGCCCATGGATGGCAGCGCCACCGCGGCGGCATCCGGCGTCTGAATGCGCACATGGCTAAGCACCGCTGTGACGTTCTCGCGCATCTGATTGAGCATGGACTCGAACAGGCCGAACGCCTCGCGCTTGTATTCGTTGAGCGGGTCTTTCTGGCCATAGGCGCGCAGCACGATTCCCTGGCGCAGATGGTCCAGTGACAGCAGATGGTCCTTCCAAGACTGGTCGAGAAGCTGCAGCAGGATGGATTTCTCCGCCATGCGCAGCACCTGCGGACCAAAGTCCTGCTCCTTACGGGCCATCAGGGCATCGGACGCTTCCGTCAGACGGTCAACCACGGTGTCCTCGGCTACGCCCTCTTCCGCCGTCCAGTCGACAATCGGCAGGTCAAGCGCCAGAACGCGCCGCGCTTCGTCCTGCAGGCCATCCATGTCCCACTGCTCGGCATAGGTTTTTTCCGGCATGGCGCGGGCCACCATGTCGGTGATGATGTCATGGCGCATCTCCCGCACGATGTCGGAGACGTCCTCACCACCCATGAACTCTCGCCTCTGTTCATAGACGACCTTGCGCTGGTCGTTCATGACATCGTCATACTTCAGCAAGTTCTTGCGGATCTCGAAGTTGCGCGCCTCGACCTTCTGCTGTGCCTTTTCCAGAGCCTTGTTGATCCACGGATGAACGATGGCCTCGCCTTCCTCGATGCCAAGGCGCCGCAGCATTCCATCTATGCGGCCTGATCCGAAGATGCGCAGCAGATCGTCTTCCAGCGACAGCAAGAAGCGACTGGCGCCGGGATCCCCCTGGCGCCCGGAGCGTCCGCGCAACTGATTGTCGATGCGCCGGCTCTCGTGGCGTTCGGTACCGACGACGAAAAGCCCGCCGGCGGCCAGCGCCACCGCCCGGTCGGCCGCAATCTGCCGGGTGACACGGTCGCGAATAGCATCGGCGTCGGCGCCGTCTTTCGCCGCGGCCAGGGCTTCGGCGACGCGGCGCTCCGGATTGCCGCCAAGTTGAATATCCGTGCCGCGGCCGGCCATATTGGTGGCGATGGTGACTGCGCCCGGCCTGCCCGCGTCGGCAATAATGGCGGCTTCCTGGGCGTGATAGCGGGCATTGAGCACCTGGTGCGGCACCTTTGCTTTCTTCAGGGCAGCCGACAGGGATTCCGATTTCTCAATGGATACCGTGCCGAGCAGTATCGGTTGCTTGCGTTTCTGGCAGTCGCGCACCAATTCCACTACGGCGGTGTGCTTCTCCGCCACCGTGCGGTAGACCTCATCGTCATGGTCACTACGATTGACCTGCACATTGGTCGGGATCGAGACCACCTGGAGCTTGTAGATATCCTCGAACTCTTCCGCCTCGGTCATGGCCGTGCCGGTCATGCCGGCCAGCTTGTCATACTGGCGGAACAGGTTCTGGAAGGTAATGGAGGCCAGGGTCTGGTTCTCCATCTGGACCGGTACGCCTTCCTTGGCTTCGAGCGCCTGATGCAGGCCTTCGGAAAAGCGCCGCCCTTCCATCATACGACCAGTGAACTCATCGACGATGACGACACGCCCGTCCTTGACCAGATAGTCGCGGTCGCGCTGAAACAGCTTGTGTGCTCGTAGTGCCTGGGTGACGTGGTGATTGACGGAGACATTGGCCAGATCATAGAGGCTGCCTTCGGCGAGCAGGCCGGCCTTGCCCAGCAACTCTTCCATCTTGTGGGTGCCACTCTCACTCAGGCTGACGGAACGATGCTTCTCGTCATGTTCAGAATCCTCATCCGCCAGATGCGGTATCAGTTTGTTGACCGCAATATAAAGCTCTGAGGAGTCCTCAGCCTGACCGGAGATGATGAGCGGTGTACGCGCCTCATCAATCAGAATCGAGTCCACTTCATCAACGATGGCATAGTGGAACGGGCGCTGAACGATGTCTTCCAGACGAAACTTCAGATTGTCCCGCAGATAGTCGAAACCCAGCTCGTTGTTAGTGGTGTATGTGATGTCGGCCAGATAGGCGGCGCGGCGCTCGGCCTCCTCCATGCCCGGCAGAACGGCCGCGACGTCGAGACCGAGAAAGCGATAGACCCGGCCCATCCATTCGGAGTCGCGGCGCGCCAGATAGTCGTTGACGGTGACCACGTGCACGCCCTTGCCGGCCAGAGCGTTGAGGTAGACCGGCAGTGTGGCCACCAGAGTCTTGCCCTCGCCGGTCTTCATTTCAGCGATCATGCCGCGGTGCAGCACGACGCCGCCCATGAGCTGCACGTCAAAGTGACGCTCGCCGAGAACGCGGTGCGCCGCCTCGCGGACCGTGGCGAATGCCTCGACCAACAGGTCATCAAGGGACTCACCGGCGGCCAGCCGTTCGCGGAACCGCGACGTGCGCGCCGCGAGATCGCCGTCGGTAAGGGCCTTGGTCTGGGCTTCGGCCGCGTTGATCTGCCCGACAAGCGGCGCGACGGACTTCAGCAGGCGGTCGTTGGCCGACCCGATGAGTTTTCGGGCGAAGGCGGCAAATACCATGAAACAGGCGGCTTTCCGGTGGATTTTTCGGGCGGGCGCAGTGGCGCCCCGGACAATTAGGCAGGCCTCGCCACGGTGTCAACGCTGGCGGCGGTGCGTGGGCGTAAATTGACGGAGAAATGCGGCATTCCAGCGGCACGGGCCCGGCAACCCCGGCGATTGGCGCGGCGATTTGCCAGGGGCCATGGCCCGGCCTGCGCTTGACCGCTTTCGCCGGCTGGCCGACAAGAGGCAGTCCACAGCCCCGGAGATATTCATGCCGCCGCTTTCGCCTCTGGCCCCTGCCGACTTTCCGGCCATGCCGGCCGTGGCCGGACTGCGCCTGGCCGGCATCCCCGCGGGCATCAAGAAATCCGGCGCCCGCGACCTTCTGGTGGCGGAGCTGGCCGAAGGGACCACGGTGGCCGGCTGCCTCACCCGCTCGGCAACAGCATCGGCGCCGGTGGACTGGTGCCGCGCCGGGCTGGCCGGCGGGCGCGCCCGGGTGCTGGTGGTCAATGCCGGCAATGCCAATGCTTTCACCGGTGTGAAAGGTCACGAGACGGTTGAACGGACGGCCATTGCCGCGAGCCGCCTGTTTGCCTGCCGCCAGGGTGAGGTGTTTATCGCCTCCACCGGCGTGATCGGCGAGCCACTGGCGGCCCATCGGATCACGGATGCCCTACCGGCGGCGCGGCAGGTTCTGGCGGCCGATGGCTGGCGGGCGGCAGCCGACGCCATTCGCACCACCGACACCTTCGCCAAGGCGGCGGCAACGCAAACCCGGATCGGCCAAACGCCAGTGACCATTGCCGGAATCGCCAAAGGCTCCGGCATGATCGCGCCGGATATGGCAACCATGCTGGCATTCGTCTTTACCGATGCGCGGATTCCGGCGGATGTCCTGCAGCGGGCCGTGGCCCACGCGGTGGACCGCACGTTCAACTGCATCACCGTGGACAGCGATACCTCGACCAGTGACAGCGTCCTGGTGTTTGCCACCGGCGCCGGTGAAACCCATGCACCGGTGGCAGCCCTGAGCGACCCGCACCTGCGGCCGTTCCGCAAAGCGCTCGAAGCCGTCATGACGGATCTGGCGCAGCAGATCGTGCGCGACGGCGAGGGGGCGTCCAAGTTCGTCACCATTCGCGTCAGCGGTGCTAAGTCCGTCCGGTCGGCGCGGCGGGTCGGCCTGGCAATCGCCAATTCGCCACTGGTCAAGACCGCCATCGCCGGCGAGGACGCCAACTGGGGCCGTGTTGTCATGGCGGTCGGCAAATCCGGCGAAGCCGCCGACCGCGACCGTCTGACCATTGCCATGGGCGGTGTGACGATTGCCCGCGACGGGCAGCGGGTGGCGGACTATGACGAGGCGCCGGTGGCGCGCCACATGAAGATGCCGGAGGTGGATATCGCGGTTGACCTTGGGGTCGGCCGGGGCAAAGCGGTGGTGTGGACCTGTGATCTGACCCACGGCTACATCTCGATCAATGCCGACTACCGGAGCTGATCCGGTGGTGGCCGGCCATGGGGCGGCGGCCGGTCGCCCGCTGGTGCTGGTGGTAGCCGCCTGTCTGGTGGATGGCGACGGCCGGGTCCTGCTGTGCCAGCGGCCGGCGGGCAAATCCATGGCTGGTCTGTGGGAGTTTCCCGGGGGCAAGCCCGATCCGGGCGAGACGCCCGAAGCGGCGCTGATCCGTGAGCTGAACGAAGAGATCGGCATAGACACTCAGGAAAGTTGCCTAGCGCCTTTCGCCTTTGCGTCCCACGCCTATGACGACTTTCACTTGCTGATGCCTCTGTTCATCTGTCGCCGGTGGCAGGGGATGGCGCAGCCGCGCGAGGGCCAGAGGCTGGCGTGGGTGCGGCCTATGCGTCTGGGCGACTATGCGATGCCCCCGGCCGACCGCCCACTGGTCGCCATGATCCGCGATTTTCTGTAACGGTCATGGTCCCGCCGGCGCCCAGCCACTGAGCGTAAGAATATCGAAGGTGGCCGGCAGCCGATCACGACCGGCGGTGGTGCGGTAACGCTCCAGCGCCAGCGCCAGAACATCACGGCGCAGACCCGTGCGTGGCCCCGCCAGGGCGCTTGAGTCACCCATCATACGCACGTCCCGCAGCAGGTGCAGGGGATCCTTATAGTCGACGGTAATGTGGTCCATATCTACGATCGAAGCGACGAATCCGGCCCGCTGCAAAAGCCTGCCGGCGTCGCGGATGTCGGTCATGGGGGCGACTCGCGGATGGACCCCGCCGACAATTTCAAGCTCTGCCTCGATCAGGGCCTGCTGCAATTCACACAGCGTCTCGCCGCCGAACAGGGTCGCCAGCATGAGGCCGTCGGGACGAAGCGCCCGGCGCATCTGAACGAGTGCGCCAGGCAGATCATTGACCCAGTGCAGCACCAGGGTCGACAGGACCAGATCAAACGCACCATCCGCCACCGGAAGCAGTTCTTCATCGGCGACAAAGACGGCCCCCGTGCGGCCACGTGCCATGGCCGGCGACAGATCGCTTTCCACCGCATAGCCAGGAAAACCTCCAGCGGCCAAGGCGTCCGTCATTTCGCCCCGGCGCGCGCCAAGGACCAGGGCCCGGTCGAAGGACCGGCGCACATCGTCCAACCGGTCGGCCATGCGCCGCGCTATCTCCCGGTGAAGGAACCCGGAATCTTTGCTGGCGTACCGGGCGGCGCGATCACGATGGTGTCGTACGACGCGGCGGTTGAAGAGATGAACGGGGCCTTCACCAGTCACACAGGGTCTCCGTCAGCGTCCAGGTCCCGGCAGGCTGCCACCGGCGGGTTATGCAGCGCGCAAGGCGCCGCGGGCCGACTGGCTTTGCCGTATGCCCGGCCGGTGGCTAAGCTTGGCCGCCTACGGGCCGCGAGCCCTCCATCAGCGGGCAGATACTATCATGAGCAAGCGAATATCCTCCTCTGACCTGGAGTCCATGCTGGCGGATGGCGCGGAGATCGCCTTTCTTGATGTGCGAGAGCCGGTCGACTTCGGCTCCGGCCACGCCTTTCTTGCGGTCAACATTCCGCGTGGCCGAATGGAGCTTGAACTGACGCAGCGGGTGCCGCGACCAACGACGCGCATGGTTCTGTGCGATGGCGGGGGCGGCGATGAAGATGCGGACCGGGCCGCGGCGCGCCTGGCCGAACTCGGTTATGACAATGTCAGTGTGCTGGACGGCGGGGCGGCGGCATGGGCCGCCGCCGGTCACGAGCTGTTCACCGACATCGAGGTGCCGGTCAAGGCGTTTACGGCCTTTGCCGAGCATCATGGCGGGGCGGCGTTCATTACGCCGGCTGACCTTAAGGCACGGCTGGATCGCGGGGCGCCGACGGTGGTTCTCGATGCCCGGCCGGGGCCGGAATATGCCTCTGGTCATGTGCCGGGCGCCTATGACGCGCCAGGCCCGGATGTGCTGCGCAGCGTCGCCGACCTGGCGCCCGACCCGGAGACTCTGGTGGTGGTCAACTGCATGAGCCGCACCCGCGGCATTCTGGGCAGCCTGGGCCTCAGAAAAAGCGACGTGCCAAATCCGGTGGTGGCCCTGCTGGATGGCACCCACGGCTGGCGTCTGGCCGGCTATGCGCTGGAAAAAGGTCCGGGCAAGACAGCGCCGCCGCCATCCGCCAGTGGCCTGGCAGCAGCCCAGCGGCGTGCCGCCATTCTGGCCGGGCGCGCCGGTGTGCCGCGGATAGACCATGCCGCCCTGGCGCGCTGGCGGGCGGATGCCGGCAGAACCGTTTATGTCATCGATCTGCGCGACGCGCAGGCGTATGCACAGGGGCACCTGGCCGGCTCGATCTCTGCCCCCGCCGGCAATGCGATCATGACGCCGGACCGTTTCGCCGCCACCATGAACGCCCGTGTGGTGCTGGTGGATGATGATGGCGTACGCGCACCGGTGACGGCCTTCTGGTGGCATCAGTTCGGCTGGTATGAGGTGGCGCTGCTGGACGCCCCCTTTGTCGGCCAGACGCTGGAAACCGGGGCGGCGAAACCGGCGGTTCTGGGGATTGGGCAGGCCCGGCCCAAACCTGTCAGCGCCGCCGACGCGGCCGGGGCCCTGGCGCGTGGCGAGGCGGCGCTGATTGACCTGTCATCGCGTGACGCCTACCGCGCCGGCCACCCTGTGGGCAGCGCCTGGGCTTTGCGCTCGCGTCTGGTGGCGGCGGTTCAGGCGCTGCAGCCGCCGCCGGCCGCCGTGATTCTCACCAGTGACGATGGTGTGCTGGCGAGACTGGCAGCGGCGGAACTGGAAACGGCGGGTGTTTCGGTCGCCGTTATTGATGGAGGCAATGGTGCTTGGCGCGCGGCGGGTCTGGCGGAAGAGGCCGGCGATGGCGAGCAACTGAGCCCGCCCGTGGATCGCTGGCTGCGCAGCGCCGAGAGGCCGGGTGATCCGGAGGCGAATATACGGGCCTATCTGGCGTGGGAGACCAGCCTGCTGGAGCAGGTCGAGCGCGACGGTGGCGCGCCGTACCGTTCGTGCCTTGACTAGTCTCTTGTGGCCATGACCGTGCCGGGTCCGGTCGCCTGGTCGGCGACAAGCGGGCGTTTCGCTGGACCGGCCCGGGTCCTGCTCGATTTGCTGCTGCCGCCCCGCTGTCTGCGCTGTGGCGAGATGGTTGCCGGTTCTCAGGCCTTGTGTGCGGAGTGCTGGACTGGCATGCGGTTTATTGAGTCGCCGCAGTGCGCCTGCTGCGGTGTACCAATGGGGATACTGCTACCCGGTGTATCTCTGTGCCTGGCATGCGAACGGCAGCGGCCCGACTATGACCGCGCCCGCGCCGTCTTTATTTATGACGAGCACAGCCGCTCTCTACTCCTGTCGTTCAAGCACGGTGACCGAACCGAAGCGATGCCGCCTTTTGCCGCGTGGATGGCCCGTGTGGCCGCACCACTGCTGACCGATTGCGACGTCATCGCGCCGGTACCCTTGCATCGCTGGCGGTTGGCGCGGCGACGCTATAACCAGTCAGCGATGCTGGCGCAGGGCATCGGTCAATTGTCCGGCCGGCCTGTGGCCGAGGACCTGTTGTGCCGTATCCGTAATACGCCGAGCCAGGGTGGTCGTTCGCCGACTGGGCGGCGACGCAACGTGGCCGGCGCGTTCCGCCTGAACCAGCGTGCGCGCGCATGGTCGACGATTGACGCGGCTATGGCTCCGGCCGGCAATCTGGCCGGCGCCCGGGTTTTGCTGGTTGATGACGTGTATACCACTGGCGCCACGGTGAACGAGTGTACCAGGCTACTGCGCCGGGCCGGTGCGGCGCGGGTTGATGTTGTGACTCTGGCCCGGGTCGTTCGGCCCGTAGACCAGCCCTGAGCCGAGGGCGCACCAATAAGGATGGGAGTGCCATGACCATGACAGGACACTGGCGGCTGGATGATGCGGCGAGAGCGGCGGCAACGGATCGGCGCTATGCGACCATCGACTCACCGGTGGGCAGCGAGCTCGGTCTCTATGCGCCACGCGGCAGTGATCCGCAGGCACCACATGATCGTGATGAGTATTATGTGGTCGCCCGCGGTGACGGGCAGTTTGTCCGGGACGGAGAGGTGATGACCTTCGGGGTGGGCGATGCCCTGTTCGTGCCGGCCGGCATGGCCCACCGTTTCCAGTCGTTCAGCGACGATTTGCTGCTGTGGGTGGTGTTCGTCGGCGACCGCAGTTAGGCCCCGGGACCCAGGCATTTTCCTGTGTGTTGGCTTTGGACCGGTCCGATGCGGCGGCAACGGACTGGCAAATGGCCGGCGCCAGGCCTATTTTCATGAGATCACAGTATGCCGGAGGCTCAATTGGCCAAAGTCGAAATCTACACGACACGCATATGCCCCTATTGCCACATGGCAAAACGCCTGTTGCAGAAGAAGGGCATCGCCTATGAGGAAATTGATGTCGGCCGTGACCCGGCGCTGCGCCAGCACATGACGGAACGCTCGGGTGGCGGCCGTACGGTGCCGCAGATCTTCATCGACGATCAGCCTATCGGCGGCTGTGATGACCTGCATGCCCTGGAGGCCGCAGGCAAACTGGACCAGATGTTGGGAGTGGCGGCATGACCATTGTAAAGGCAGCACTCGTTCAGACCAATGCGGCGCCCGACCTGGCGCGCAGCATCGATCAGGCGGCGGACCTCGTGCAGAAGGCGGCGGAAGACGGCGCCCGGTTCGTGCTAACGCCGGAAAACGTCAGCGGCATCTACCACGACGCCGGAGACAAGAAGGCAGCGGCCCGTCCGCAGGACGACCATCCAGGGCTCGACCGGTTTCGCGCGCAGGCCGCGGAGTTCGGTATCTGGCTGCTGGCCGGCTCTCTCGGCATCAAGACGGATGAAGAGCGTGTCGCCAACCGCTCGTTCCTGATCGCGCCCGACGGCGCGGTCGCCGCCTGGTATGACAAGATCCACATGTATGACGTGGACCTGGAGAAGGGCGAAAGCTATCGCGAGTCGGCGTCCGTGCGGCCGGGCGACCGGGCCGTGGTGGCGGATACGGACTTCGGGCGAATCGGCATGTCGGTCTGCTACGATCTGCGCTTTGCCCACTTTTACCGCGCATTGGCCAAGGCTGGCGCGGACATTCTGACCATTCCCGCCGCCTTCACGGTGCCGACGGGCCGCGCCCACTGGGAGGTCCTGTTGCGCGCCCGCGCCATCGAAACGGGAACATTCGTGCTGGCGCCGGCGCAGACCGGGCTGCACGACGGCGGACGGGGAACCTACGGCCACTCTCTTGCAGTGGCGCCGTGGGGCGAGGTTCTGGCCGACGGCGGCAGCGAGGTCGGCATTACCCATGTCAGTCTCGACCTGGACCGGATCGCCGAGGCGCGACGCATGGTGCCGGCGCTGGAGCATGATCGGGAGTTCCGTCTGGACATGTCCGCCGCGACCGCCAGGATAGCGGCGGAGTGATCCGTCCCGGTGGCGGGCGGAGGCGTCCGGGCGCGACTTTGCGATGATTCACTATCAACTGACCTGCCACCAGGACCACGATTTCGAGGGCTGGTTCCGCAGCAGCGAGGCCTTCGACCAGCAGGCGAAGCGCAAGCTCATCGCCTGTCCGCTGTGCGGGTCAACCGATGTAGGCAAAGCCCCCATGGCGCCACGCATTGCCCGTGGCCCGGCCGCCGAGCGGAGCCAGAAGCTGGCCAATATCCAGAAGGAAATGGTGGCGAGTCTGGGCAAACTGCGTCGGCACATAGAAGAGAACTTCGAGAATGTCGGGCCTGACTTCGTCGACACGGCGCGAAAAATCCACTATGGCGAGGCCGACAGCCGGGCAATCTATGGCGAAGCCAGCGATGACGAGGCCGCCGCGCTGGAAGAGGAAGGGATTCCTTTTGGCCGCATTCCGTGGGCGCGCGGCAAGCCGACCTGACATGCCTGGCTCACGAGTCCGGCGCCGCCGTCAGGGGCGGCTGGCGGTCAGCAGATAGTTTACGGATACGGTGTCCGGCGCCAGGCGCCAGACGCCGGCGAGCGGCGACCAGGTCATGCCGCACAGGTCTTCGACCTGAGCACCTTGCGCTTGCAGGCAGGCGGAAAGTTCGCCGGGTGTGCGGAACTTGCGCCAGTCATGGGTGCCACGCGGCACCAGTCGCAGTACGGATTCAGCAAGCGTGACCGCCAGCAACCGGGCCTTGGCCGTGCGGTTAATGGTTGACAGGATCAGCAGGCCGCCAGGCTCCAGCAGGGATACGGCGGTCGCCATGAACGCGTCCAGGTCTGCCACATGCTCCACCAGTTCAAGACAGGTGATGATGGGGAACCGACGGCCACTTGCGGCCATGTTCTCCGCCGTCATGCAGCGATAGTCGATTGTCAGATCCTGCGCCCGGGCATGGTCGCGGGCCACCGCAATAGCGCTGTCGTCTGCGTCGATGGCGACGACCGCGGCGCCGAGACGCGCCAACGGCTCCGCCGCCAGGCCACCGCCACAGCCAATATCAAGAATCTCCAGGCCATCGAACGGGCGGTGGCCGGCGGTCTGCAGGCCCGCTTGAGGCAGGCCCATGTGACGCAGAATCGAGCGGCGGATGAAGGACATACGTACCGCCGACATGGAATGGAGCGGCGCGTGGGCGCCGGTGTCATCCCACCAGTGCTGCGCCATGGCGCGAAAACGGGCGATTTCCTCTGGGTCGACTGACGCTGCCGCAGGGGCGGCGGCAGAGGCAGCGGCAGGGGGTACGGTTTCTTGCACGGTCATGGTGCGCGGAGTATGGATAGCCGCTGTCATCCCGGCAAGGACGATCCGGCGGCCGCAGGCCCCGGACCGGGCCGAAACCTCCTGCCCACTGGTATTTTGCATGGTCCGCGTTGTTCAGAAATTTGGCGGAACGTCCGTCGGCGACATCGCGCGTATCAAGAACGTTGCCCGCCGGGTCAAGGCGGAGGTGGATGGCGGCAATCAGGTAGCGGTTGTGGTCTCCGCCATGGCCGGCGCTACCAACACCCTGGTGACTCAGACCACCGACGTCAGCCCGCTGCATGATGCGCGTGAGTATGACGTGGTGGTCTCTTCCGGCGAGCAGGTGACGTGCGGCTTGCTGGCTCTGGCGCTGCAGGAACTGGGCGTTGAGGCGCGGTCCTGGCTTGGCTGGCAAATACCCATTCGCACGGACAGTTCACACGGCAAGGCGCGCATTCAGGACATCGAGACGGACGAACTGGACCGTCGCCTGACGGCGGGCCAGGTCGCTGTCATTGCCGGATTTCAGGGGCTGGGCCAGGACAACCGGATCACTACGCTGGGGCGTGGCGGATCTGATTTGAGTGCCGTCGCCGTGGCCGCTGCGCTGGGTGCTGACCGCTGTGATATCTATACCGATGTGGACGGCATCT
Above is a window of Alphaproteobacteria bacterium DNA encoding:
- a CDS encoding rhodanese-like domain-containing protein, whose product is MSKRISSSDLESMLADGAEIAFLDVREPVDFGSGHAFLAVNIPRGRMELELTQRVPRPTTRMVLCDGGGGDEDADRAAARLAELGYDNVSVLDGGAAAWAAAGHELFTDIEVPVKAFTAFAEHHGGAAFITPADLKARLDRGAPTVVLDARPGPEYASGHVPGAYDAPGPDVLRSVADLAPDPETLVVVNCMSRTRGILGSLGLRKSDVPNPVVALLDGTHGWRLAGYALEKGPGKTAPPPSASGLAAAQRRAAILAGRAGVPRIDHAALARWRADAGRTVYVIDLRDAQAYAQGHLAGSISAPAGNAIMTPDRFAATMNARVVLVDDDGVRAPVTAFWWHQFGWYEVALLDAPFVGQTLETGAAKPAVLGIGQARPKPVSAADAAGALARGEAALIDLSSRDAYRAGHPVGSAWALRSRLVAAVQALQPPPAAVILTSDDGVLARLAAAELETAGVSVAVIDGGNGAWRAAGLAEEAGDGEQLSPPVDRWLRSAERPGDPEANIRAYLAWETSLLEQVERDGGAPYRSCLD
- the secA gene encoding preprotein translocase subunit SecA, encoding MVFAAFARKLIGSANDRLLKSVAPLVGQINAAEAQTKALTDGDLAARTSRFRERLAAGESLDDLLVEAFATVREAAHRVLGERHFDVQLMGGVVLHRGMIAEMKTGEGKTLVATLPVYLNALAGKGVHVVTVNDYLARRDSEWMGRVYRFLGLDVAAVLPGMEEAERRAAYLADITYTTNNELGFDYLRDNLKFRLEDIVQRPFHYAIVDEVDSILIDEARTPLIISGQAEDSSELYIAVNKLIPHLADEDSEHDEKHRSVSLSESGTHKMEELLGKAGLLAEGSLYDLANVSVNHHVTQALRAHKLFQRDRDYLVKDGRVVIVDEFTGRMMEGRRFSEGLHQALEAKEGVPVQMENQTLASITFQNLFRQYDKLAGMTGTAMTEAEEFEDIYKLQVVSIPTNVQVNRSDHDDEVYRTVAEKHTAVVELVRDCQKRKQPILLGTVSIEKSESLSAALKKAKVPHQVLNARYHAQEAAIIADAGRPGAVTIATNMAGRGTDIQLGGNPERRVAEALAAAKDGADADAIRDRVTRQIAADRAVALAAGGLFVVGTERHESRRIDNQLRGRSGRQGDPGASRFLLSLEDDLLRIFGSGRIDGMLRRLGIEEGEAIVHPWINKALEKAQQKVEARNFEIRKNLLKYDDVMNDQRKVVYEQRREFMGGEDVSDIVREMRHDIITDMVARAMPEKTYAEQWDMDGLQDEARRVLALDLPIVDWTAEEGVAEDTVVDRLTEASDALMARKEQDFGPQVLRMAEKSILLQLLDQSWKDHLLSLDHLRQGIVLRAYGQKDPLNEYKREAFGLFESMLNQMRENVTAVLSHVRIQTPDAAAVALPSMGKVQETRRDPALAGIAPSAGGPAALPSSAGLTSNRLADSDTPGGPLRSRSAADAIDPDDPTTWGRVPRNAPCPCGSGKKYKHCHGQT
- a CDS encoding cupin domain-containing protein codes for the protein MTMTGHWRLDDAARAAATDRRYATIDSPVGSELGLYAPRGSDPQAPHDRDEYYVVARGDGQFVRDGEVMTFGVGDALFVPAGMAHRFQSFSDDLLLWVVFVGDRS
- the argJ gene encoding bifunctional glutamate N-acetyltransferase/amino-acid acetyltransferase ArgJ — translated: MPPLSPLAPADFPAMPAVAGLRLAGIPAGIKKSGARDLLVAELAEGTTVAGCLTRSATASAPVDWCRAGLAGGRARVLVVNAGNANAFTGVKGHETVERTAIAASRLFACRQGEVFIASTGVIGEPLAAHRITDALPAARQVLAADGWRAAADAIRTTDTFAKAAATQTRIGQTPVTIAGIAKGSGMIAPDMATMLAFVFTDARIPADVLQRAVAHAVDRTFNCITVDSDTSTSDSVLVFATGAGETHAPVAALSDPHLRPFRKALEAVMTDLAQQIVRDGEGASKFVTIRVSGAKSVRSARRVGLAIANSPLVKTAIAGEDANWGRVVMAVGKSGEAADRDRLTIAMGGVTIARDGQRVADYDEAPVARHMKMPEVDIAVDLGVGRGKAVVWTCDLTHGYISINADYRS
- a CDS encoding (deoxy)nucleoside triphosphate pyrophosphohydrolase, with translation MPTTGADPVVAGHGAAAGRPLVLVVAACLVDGDGRVLLCQRPAGKSMAGLWEFPGGKPDPGETPEAALIRELNEEIGIDTQESCLAPFAFASHAYDDFHLLMPLFICRRWQGMAQPREGQRLAWVRPMRLGDYAMPPADRPLVAMIRDFL
- a CDS encoding methyltransferase domain-containing protein, encoding MADRLDDVRRSFDRALVLGARRGEMTDALAAGGFPGYAVESDLSPAMARGRTGAVFVADEELLPVADGAFDLVLSTLVLHWVNDLPGALVQMRRALRPDGLMLATLFGGETLCELQQALIEAELEIVGGVHPRVAPMTDIRDAGRLLQRAGFVASIVDMDHITVDYKDPLHLLRDVRMMGDSSALAGPRTGLRRDVLALALERYRTTAGRDRLPATFDILTLSGWAPAGP
- a CDS encoding ComF family protein, with translation MTVPGPVAWSATSGRFAGPARVLLDLLLPPRCLRCGEMVAGSQALCAECWTGMRFIESPQCACCGVPMGILLPGVSLCLACERQRPDYDRARAVFIYDEHSRSLLLSFKHGDRTEAMPPFAAWMARVAAPLLTDCDVIAPVPLHRWRLARRRYNQSAMLAQGIGQLSGRPVAEDLLCRIRNTPSQGGRSPTGRRRNVAGAFRLNQRARAWSTIDAAMAPAGNLAGARVLLVDDVYTTGATVNECTRLLRRAGAARVDVVTLARVVRPVDQP
- a CDS encoding carbon-nitrogen hydrolase family protein, which translates into the protein MTIVKAALVQTNAAPDLARSIDQAADLVQKAAEDGARFVLTPENVSGIYHDAGDKKAAARPQDDHPGLDRFRAQAAEFGIWLLAGSLGIKTDEERVANRSFLIAPDGAVAAWYDKIHMYDVDLEKGESYRESASVRPGDRAVVADTDFGRIGMSVCYDLRFAHFYRALAKAGADILTIPAAFTVPTGRAHWEVLLRARAIETGTFVLAPAQTGLHDGGRGTYGHSLAVAPWGEVLADGGSEVGITHVSLDLDRIAEARRMVPALEHDREFRLDMSAATARIAAE
- the grxC gene encoding glutaredoxin 3; the encoded protein is MAKVEIYTTRICPYCHMAKRLLQKKGIAYEEIDVGRDPALRQHMTERSGGGRTVPQIFIDDQPIGGCDDLHALEAAGKLDQMLGVAA
- a CDS encoding DUF1178 family protein — protein: MIHYQLTCHQDHDFEGWFRSSEAFDQQAKRKLIACPLCGSTDVGKAPMAPRIARGPAAERSQKLANIQKEMVASLGKLRRHIEENFENVGPDFVDTARKIHYGEADSRAIYGEASDDEAAALEEEGIPFGRIPWARGKPT